A DNA window from Trichomycterus rosablanca isolate fTriRos1 chromosome 9, fTriRos1.hap1, whole genome shotgun sequence contains the following coding sequences:
- the LOC134320273 gene encoding uncharacterized protein LOC134320273, with the protein MEIQRESTPTPEDDDMEIITIYINREFMKQVQDSPGSANVRLSDSVDEKVGVTKSTISVMSEELNVASSLLTDSVLDEDEVTNVPQIKDEKVGDAESTISIMSKELNVASCQLTDSVLDKIKVTNVPQNKDEKVGGAESTISIMSKELNVASCQRTNSVLDEIKDTFGQKEKSEKSTMTDPIPEIDPTCRKILVQPVKKLPAEAPAKEAICTAEKMKKKKKKDQILGFFRRSWQTTKRIFNKRSNMEIVTKQVQDSLGSTYVHLPNSVEEKVGVTKSTISVMSEELNVASSPLTDSVLDEDEVTNVPQNKDEKVGGAESTISIMSEELNVASCQLTDSVLDKIEVTNVPQNKDQKVRGPESTISIMSKELNVASCQQTNSVLDEIKDTFGQKEKSEKSTMTDPIPEIDPTCRKILVQPVKKLPAEAPAKEAICTAEKMKKKKKKKKDQILGFFRRSWQTMKRICNKRSNKVSPL; encoded by the exons ATGGAGATCCAGAGAGAATCCACACCGACGCCTGAGGACGACGACATGGAGATCATCACCATCTACATTAACAGAGAATTCATGAAGCAGGTCCAGGACTCGCCGGGGAGCGCCAACGTCCGTCTGTCCGATAGTGTGGACGAGAAGGTTGGGGTCACTAAGTCCACCATCAGCGTCATGTCAGAGGAGCTTAATGTGGCCTCCTCCCTGCTGACCGACTCCGTCCTGGATGAGGACGAGGTGACCAACGTCCCCCAAATTAAGGACGAGAAGGTTGGGGAcgctgagtccaccatcagcatcatgtcaAAGGAGCTTAATGTGGCCTCCTGTCAGCTGACCGACTCCGTCCTGGATAAGATCAAGGTGACCAACGTCCCCCAAAATAAGGACGAGAAGGTCGGGGGtgctgagtccaccatcagcatcatgtcaAAGGAGCTTAATGTGGCCTCCTGTCAGCGGACCAACTCTGTCCTGGACGAGATCAAGGACACTTTTGGTCAAAAGGAGAAGAGTGAGAAATCCACCATGACTGACCCGATACCAGAAATCGATCCAACCTGCAGGAAGATCCTGGTTCAGCCGGTAAAGAAGCTGCCCGCTGAAGCTCCAGCTAAAGAAGCAATCT GCACTGCAGAaaagatgaagaagaagaagaagaaggaccAGATCCTGGGATTCTTCAGAAGATCCTGGCAGACCACGAAGAGGATCTTCAACAAGAGATCAAACATGGAGATCGTTACCAAGCAGGTCCAGGACTCACTGGGGAGCACCTACGTCCACCTGCCCAATAGTGTGGAAGAGAAGGTTGGGGTCACTAAGTCCACCATCAGCGTCATGTCAGAGGAGCTTAATGTGGCCTCCTCCCCGCTGACCGACTCTGTCCTGGATGAGGATGAGGTGACCAACGTCCCCCAAAATAAGGACGAGAAGGTTGGGGGcgctgagtccaccatcagcatcatgtcaGAAGAGCTTAATGTGGCCTCCTGTCAGCTGACCGACTCCGTCCTGGATAAGATCGAGGTGACCAACGTCCCTCAAAATAAGGACCAGAAGGTCAGGGGccctgagtccaccatcagcatcatgtcaAAGGAGCTTAATGTGGCCTCCTGTCAGCAGACCAACTCTGTCCTGGACGAGATCAAGGATACTTTTGGTCAAAAGGAGAAGAGTGAGAAATCCACCATGACTGACCCGATACCAGAAATCGATCCAACCTGCAGGAAGATCCTGGTTCAGCCGGTAAAGAAGCTGCCCGCTGAAGCTCCAGCTAAAGAAGCAATCT GCACCGCAGAAAAgatgaagaaaaagaagaagaagaagaaggaccAGATCCTGGGATTCTTCAGAAGATCCTGGCAGACCATGAAGAGGATCTGCAACAAGAGATCAAACAAAGTTTCCCCCCTCTAA